Part of the Salmo trutta chromosome 2, fSalTru1.1, whole genome shotgun sequence genome, gacctctggcagtctctataggggtgccacacggttcaattctcgggccgactcttttctctgtatatatcaatgatgtcgctcttgctgctggtgattctctgatccaactctacgcagacaacaccattctgtatacttctggccctttggacactgttaacaaacctccaaacgagcttcactgccatacaacactccttccgcggcctccaactgctcttaaatgctagtaaaactaaatgcatgctcttcaaccgatcactgcctgctcccgcccgcccgactagcatcactactttggatggttctgacttagaatatgtgacaactacaaatacctacagttgcagtcggaagtttacatacacttaggttggagtcattaaaactcgtttttcaaccactcccacatttcttgttaaactatagttttggcaagtcggttaggacatctactttgtgcatgacacaaagtagatgctgtttaaaggcacagtcaggcacagtcaacttggtgtatgtaaacagTACATTATAAGggaaatgatctgtctgtaaacaattgttggaaaaatgacttatgtcatacacaaagtagatgtcctaaccgacttgcccaaactgtagtttgttaacaagaaatgtgtggagtggttgaaaaacaagttttaatgactccaacctaagtgtatgtaaacttctgacttcaactgtaaataatcattatggaatctgaaaagacacttATCCCAAAAGTGTAGTGGTGTACATGGTGTACTTACTACGTGCACATGCAAAAAGAAATGAACGATTTGGGTAGATAACTGCATAATAGTAGCAAAGTATTTCTAAACTAAGAATCTGATCTCTTAAACGTTTCTTTCATTTTcattctattatctatacaataggccatcATTTATTTTGTCCCAATTGGCCTGGCCTATCCCCACGTTCAATGAGATTTccgttttgattgggttatttggcctaaaaacctttaggcttgcctatatatatattaaacaactgcatctctgcccagcctggcaagaatggccaaaagggtgtttagcatcccgAGTGGACCTGCAAGTGTAGAGAGGATATTCTCTGCTCCTGGCTGGCTCTCCATGCACCAttgcatgagcctgaagccacagtctggccaaactcgtgtttctaaaaatgaattctaaaaatgaattcaaatgCACAAATAAGGTCATTTTTCGGtgaatttgtatttaattctaagtaagtcGCAGCCTATATGcgcaatttatagactataatgatttaatacaacgaAATGGGGTTTAATGCTGCGCACTTTATGTCCCTTCCACGATATTGAGTCGCACTCGCAAATGATTCACAATGTATTTccttgtaggctatagccttcaaataatttaaataatataCCATAAATAATTCATTTATCGTTCCTTCTTAATCTCCCTGTCTGGCTTCTGACCTATTTATAGTGTTTATAGGCTGTTTTATattacatgtagcctatttgaaattatGTTCGCTTCCTACATTCACattttcatgtttattcaaatacttttcattcatatccatatggtttggtttcaatacttaaaAAACGATTGGTAGGTCCGTTagcattcattccattccagccattacaatgagtctgtcatatagctcctcccaccagcctcctctgcgtGTGTCCATTACATGGGCAAGCTGTTGTCAAAAAATTCCTGTCCAGCGATTTTACATAtctagatacagtgcattcggaaagcattcagacctcttcactttttccacattttgtttcattacagccttattctaaaatggtttaaataaAACTACTGTtcctcaatccacacacaataccccataatgaaaacagAGTGagaacaaagtgaaaacaggttttggggaatgtttgcaaatttattacaaataaaaacagaaaaactTAATTTACATAAGTccttagaccctttgctatgagactcgaaattgagctcaggtgcatcctgtttccattgatcatccttgagctgtttctacaaatccatctgtggtaaattgaattgattggacgtgatttggagaggcacacacctgtctatgtacaCCTGTCACACCtgtcacagttgacagtgcgtgtcagagcaaaaaccaagtcacgaggtcgaaggaattgaccgtagagctcagagacaggattgtgttgctgcacagatctggggaagggtaccaaaaatgtttgcaacattgaaggtctccaagaacacagtggctccattcttaaatggaataagtttagaaccaccaagactcttctctgtgcagtttccttcctctctggcaactgagttaggaaggacgcctgtatgtttgtagtgactgggtgtattgatacaccatccaaagtggaattaataacttcaccatgctcaaagggatattcaatgtcatattttttatatttttccccatctaccaataagtgcccttctttgcgaggcattggaaaacctgcttaaatctgtgtttgaaattcgctgctcgactgagggaccttatagataattgaATGTGtagtgtacagagatgaggtagtctttAAAAAAAGTCCTGTtgaacacttattgcacacagagtgagtccatgcaacctattatgtgacttgttaagcaaatttttactcctgcacttacttaggcttgccataagaaaggggttgaatacttattgactcaagacatttcagcttttcatttttaatgacactgaacaaatataaacacaacatggaacaattttaaagattttactgagttacagttcatataagaaaatcagtcaattgaaatacatttattaggccctaatctatggatttcacatgactgggaatatagatatgcatctgatGGTCACATATGTTAAAaatgtaggggcgtggatcagaaaaccagtcagtatctggtgtggcctgtggaatgttgtcccacttctcttcaatggctgtgttaGGTTGCTGGATATCGATgcgaactggaacacgctgtcgtacatgttgatccagagcatcccaaacatgctcaattggtgacatgtctggtaagtatgcaggccatggaagaactatgACATTTTCAGCATGCGACAAatctttgcgacatggggctatgcattatcatgctgaaacatggggtGATGGcgatggatgaatggcacgacaattggcctcaggatctcgttacggtatctctgtgcatacAAATTTACATTTAtaaatggtagagaaatgaacattcaattctctggcaacagctctagtggacattccttcagttagcatgccagttgcacgctccctcaaatcttgatacatctgtggcattgtgttgtgtggcaaaactgcacattttagagtgaccttttattgtcctcactgcaaggtgcacctgtgtaatgatcatgttgtttaatcaactttgtgatatgccacacctgtcaggtgggtggaacatcttggcaaaggagaaacgctcactaacagggatgttaacaaattgcGCACAATataagaaataagctttttgtgcatatggaacctttctgggatgttttatttcagctcatgaaacatgggaccaacactgtaCATGtggcgtttatattttggttcagtgtcattttttaaaacataattccacatgatggggtattgtatgtaggccagtgCCAAAAAACACCaagtaatcaattttaaattcagactgtaacacaacaaaatatggaaaaagtcaaggggtgtgatactttctgaaggcactgtaggtctgTTCTACGCAAAATGTATTTTGACCTGATTTTGAACGTCCCACAACATTGTCCCCTACTGCACATGGCCCTTGTATCTGCAGGACACTATGAAGACCCTTTTTACACTACTGAGTTGAGCTCAGCCAAGCGGTACTGTGCAAACAAAATATCTGAGCCAGGAAAGTAGCAAAATAACGTTCGGGTCAGCACGATAGTTTGAAAATACTATTAGTCTCTACTCCAAACCCACTCACCCAGCTTGGCTGCCAGGCCAAAGTCGATGATCTTAATCCGCGTGCCCGTGGTGTCCACACACACAATGTTTTCTGGCTTGAGGTCCAAGTGGACAATGTTCTGCCGGTGGATGTACTGCATGCCCTCCAGGAGCTGTTGCATGTAGCGTGCGCTGGTAGGCTCCGTGTGCTCAAAGTTGTCGTCCACGATGCGCTCAAACAGTTCCCCGCCGGCAATGCTAGAGATGTATAAGGAAGACCAAGGTCCTCATGTCAAACCAATCCATAGATCCTATAGCTCTAGAGGATTGGATAGGCCTCAATGATACAAGCCCATTATTAGACTGATCCCTTGCATATGCACGTTCAATGTAAACAATGTAGATCTCTCAACAGCcgtgtagcctggtcccagatctgtttgtgtggtTTTGCCAAGTCCAAACTTGGCAATGACAAAAACCATAGGAGATCTAGGTACCAGGCTACATGCAGTGGCCCTCAATCCTATCTCCAGGAAAGTGCAGAAGAGAAGAGAAACACACTATAAACATGCACATATATTGACATGCACACATTATATTGTAATGGAAACTCAGTAAAGACATCAATGCAATTGTACTCCTAGAATAATCTTAATGATTGGAACTGGCTGTGCTTACTACTCCATCACCATGATGATTTCGGAGCGGGTGTCATAGGCCCCGAGGCACTGCACCAGCTTGGGGTGGTGGAGACAGTTCATCAGCTCGATCTCTCTGCGCGCCACAGCCTTCGCCTTGGAGCTATGGGCCCGGTAGAACTTCCCTGCACACACCTGACCTGTCTCCTTGTGACTCAGCCTGAACACCTGGCCAAACTTCCCCCTGTTGAGGTTCCAATAGGCAGTtagcagggttgtgttcattaggacaCACAGTAGCAAAACGTTTTAAAATGTGTCGCTACAGAAAATGAAAATCGACAAGTTCATGGTCATATTAACTagacaccaaacagaagaaaacgtaACAAAACTGGTAGGGaatacctgaacttgtccaatgagAACACTCATTGTCGCTTTTCGTTTGCTATGATGAGCACAAATTAATACAACCCAGATAGTACTTCAGTTTTGGACAGTTTTGTTCCGTTTCATGCcaactgaacacaacccagttCAGCAATGAGTCAATATACTGAGTGAGTGACCATCTAATGCTTACACTCCCAGCTTCTCATGCACATTGTAATGATCCTTGACTTTGTGCGTGGTGTCAATGGTGACAGTCACATACGATTGGGATTCCTCTTTTGGCTCACCTTCAAAAGCACAGAATCAAGATTAGTCAACAAGaactactgtacagtatatgtgtagtTGAATTCAACAGAATGTAGATACGAGACATTTAAAGGATAAACCAATAGACAGACAACCAATCAGATCAACAACTGTTTTAAGagctaaacttgtagtaatcatcaAAGTCACTGTTTGGAGAAAATCAATTTCCACCAACCTCTGGTGTCCATCTTGACACAGTCTGACACCTCACTCGGCTCACTGACACCTGCCAAATTGTAGGCCCGAACGCGAAAGCGGTACTCCCCCAGGGGCTCCAGGACCGAGCGGATCCGGTACGAGGTGTTCTTGCAATGGGTCGTCACCTCAGTCCAGTCCTCAGGCTTCTCAGTGCCTTCTCGTCTCACCTCCACCGTGTAGCCTGTGACGGCAGTGCCCCCGTCATAGCTGGGCCCCGACCATGACAGGACCAGGGAGCAGGAGGAGAGCTGGGAGACCATGGGACTAGATGCCGGAGGGTGAGGCCGGTCTGAGAAGACAGGGAGACAAACACAGAGCCTGTGAGATTACATTTGCTTCCTTTTGAAAGCACTGATCTGACATGACTGGTGTGGTGGATTTGGATTCCTAAGGAAGGATGCCATTTGAAAGCATTGGAACAGGATCCAAGGTAGATGTGGTATAGAATTGGAACAGGGCCCAAGTTAGATGTGGTTTCCTAATACTTTACTTAACTCATTAGTTCAGTCATGTTAGAGCAGTAATGATACCTCAATgtaggaaaggaaggaaggaagccaTTTAAAACTTTTGGAAGAGGACCCATGGTCAACTTTAGATGGAAGCAACTGAGCTCCGAGAGACCAAATGCATAACCTCTTTTGACGTAGTCGAGGTCAGCAGCTGTGAACTTTTCCTGCTTCACCCTGAACAAGACTATTCAAGATGAAGACACATTCCCTGAACTGTAGGGTTCGTTGACATTGAGTTTACTAGCAGGACTATTCTTGGAATTGTTACGTGTGAGTAACCATCTCGTCTTGTTCTGTGTCTTTCCAGGAGCAGAATCGAGGCTCATTGGTATTATGTTGTGGTAATGCAATCTATTAGCAATAATTGTCAATTGGGATGAggcagggtcgtattcattagtgtacactgtagcaaaatgttttgcaacaaaaaacTAAAACAGAGAGGGACTAGCTGGATATCAGCTAGTCCCTCTCTGTTTAAGTACGTTTTCTttcatttggtgcctaatgaatatgaccctagTTTATTGAACGGTTGAAACTTTAGTGATCATGAACACGCCCCAGGATACTCACCGATAACACTGAGGGTGACTGTGTGCTGAGCCAAGCCCCTGCGATTCCGCACCAATATAGTGTATGTACCCACATCGTCCGGACAAGCCTGAGATATCTCCACACTGCTGTCAGTGTCACTGCTCTCTACACGAGTCCTCGGCCTGCCTGCAACCACCTGCgtagagggagaagagacagaaTAAACCTATTCTTGGACTAAAATGCATTTGAGATTGGTGTTTAATCCAGGACTAGACTTAATCTGAGTCCGGTAAACTAGTCCCAGATGTTTTGAGAAGTAAAACATTTAACTTAATCTGTGAAAAGTTGTACATTTATTTAAAGTATCAACAATAGATATGATAAAGCCATACAGCCTTATTTCTGACCCCTGGCCAATTCAACCCAGACCTGCTCTCTGTTGTAGATCCAGCAGGAAGCCACAGGAACACTGCAGCTCCTGAAGGCACAGTGGAGTCTGGCCTGCCCTCCCACCCGCACTTCCAACTGCTCTTGGGGGTCAAGAAACTCCAGCAGGGGACCTGGAAGAGGCAGAGACAACGAGTGGTTAACATTACATCACTGAGCTCAACTCTTTTTGCAAAGCATGCAACCTGCCAGTTTGAAGCATATTTCAAGTTGGGTAAAGTTTGACTTGTTCTTGGTACTTTAAGTGTTCAATGAAACACATGCGAATAGGAGGGCCTTTGTCTTGATACTTGTTATTCTAAATCTGACTGGAAGCCAAGCAGTTGTCAATGGATCAACTCACCCTTTTCAGTGGAGACTCTTCTCTTTGAGTTGATATCTGAAAAGTGTCACATTACATGGGTGATTGACTATGGGAAGATAGCAATTCATATTAtaacttttggggggggggggtggaagatCGCAATTGCCTACttctcacatcctctctcctgtctcatcGTCTCCTTCTTTGGGATTTGGTTGGCGGATCGCATCCAACTTTTAGGTGCACACatctagggctgttacggtgacttaTTACTGTCACACTGGTGgtcatgacggcagtcaaattcAACGTGACCATTTAATCCCgataattaggcttctccaagctctgatgctgctgatggtcattagtagcctaccaatcTTGCTAACTTCCTTgtactgcctggtactcagcactctattgtcactctaatcactctgacatcaatgcaaatgtaattgaaaatctcATCAAACACACGCTGCGAAGCAATTCAATAGGgtatgcaattgtgtgagaaaacagacagaaggcctctattaaaaataggaggatcccatcagctttttataagctaggcctactatatttatttcacaactttcctaatattaagcacattgcttctctttacaacaggagtatagcctacctggctggcatgaaaaggaaccacgggaaaagcatcctctattcactatttaagtgcatagatgaagTAAAAATGTTTctcctgcccctgtttcgagacaggtgcatgataatggtccattctaaatcaaaactaaaaaaagttaaagtatttactaaaataaactgaagtaaaaaaaaataattaaaaaacacgtaggtgttccttctgtccaggtgggaaagggcagtgtggagtgcaatagagattgcatcatctgtggatctgttggggcggtatgcaaattggagtgggtctagagtttctgggataatggtgttgatgtgagccatgaccagcctttcaaagcacttcatggctacagacgtgagtgctacgtgtcggtagtcatttaggcaggttaccttggtgttcttgtgcacagagactatggtggtctgctcgaaacatgttggtattacagcctttgtcagggacaggttgaaaatgtcagtgaagacacttaccagttggtcagcgcatgctcggagcacacgtcctggtaatccgtctggccctgcggccttgtgaatgttgacctgtttgaaggtcttacatcggctacagagagcgtgatcacacagtcttctggaacagctgatgctctcatgcatgcttcagtgttgctagcctcgaagcgagcatagaagttatttagctcgtctggtaggcttgtgtcactgggcagctcgcggctgtgcttacctttgtagtccataaaagtttgcaagccctgccacatccgacaagcgtcggagccggtgtagtacaattcaatcttagccctgtattgacgctttgcctgtttgatggtttgtttgagggcatagcgtgatttcttataagcgtccagattagtgtcccgcttgtcagctcggggattcaatcttgaaacctttcggttacaagtccaacgctctaaccactaggctacctgccgccccgtatcACATCTAAAGTGGCTAAtcaacttcttaaaatgaaggacattaatccattttacaacgggtgtagagcctaactggcatacatacacaacgcatgagtttcaagtttggggaagatcattttcaccataaaaatgcacctttataataaaagcattacatgcataatcacatttgagaatggtgtttacctggtaatggaacatttgtgcttatagcctactgccctgtgcgcattgctgtgcttataatgtgaaaaaatagcctaatagtttatcaacattttaagctaaacgttcttaTCTGTTGCCTCAGCCTCATTGCTTAAAaggttttttgatgctagtgattgtattaatttgggatctatccaGTGGTGATTTTAACATGTCCATTTTGATGGGGCCAACTCCCCCAAAAATTGTGATGAATGCcatcaaagccactacacaacacaacactaaacaatacattaattgcactataaaggtgacaaacggtgcccacaaactgttagggtctaCATAAAGTCCCAACAGCAGTCTGAACACCTtgccactgctacacctggctatcagctgagccttgtctggcagcgaaacaattcattcagcctcatttactgcctttaaaaaacatagctgatatggctgacttgcttaaacaaatgtggtttttactgaaaattgagatgtacaaactatggcataaggggatgacgagtggataagaggcaatccgtaattttgattaagacattaatgagcgagctaggacagacatGGTCAATagaactatttgttcagcactttttaaATGTACAACGACAGAATTCTGAAcgtgggccgttcttacagtgttctccctgtacaccaagtcaggaccgtaggataaataaaggggccatataagcagacaatgaaagcttttaaaatatttgatgatgacatttctctaaaataggctataggctaaatgtgcaccaccaagtcggGAACAGTAGGCGAagttaagaggtgaaaatatacctgtcacgctggtataaaggatttggagacaggtgcaggaatacATAATctgggtttttaatacacccaaaacaaacacatatacaaaacactgggatgtacccaaacaaaagagcgagggtaaacctcgtAGAACGACACGGGAGGAGACCCGTAATACACAATGCACAAAACATGCAGCACAGGCTGAGACACCGCATACAGTAG contains:
- the LOC115161360 gene encoding myosin light chain kinase, smooth muscle isoform X2, giving the protein MDKGSMGPKKTFVSTFRMDFKPAAPQFVLKGIKNELEDRDTAQGGSRKQGTISTDINSKRRVSTEKGPLLEFLDPQEQLEVRVGGQARLHCAFRSCSVPVASCWIYNREQVVAGRPRTRVESSDTDSSVEISQACPDDVGTYTILVRNRRGLAQHTVTLSVIDRPHPPASSPMVSQLSSCSLVLSWSGPSYDGGTAVTGYTVEVRREGTEKPEDWTEVTTHCKNTSYRIRSVLEPLGEYRFRVRAYNLAGVSEPSEVSDCVKMDTRGEPKEESQSYVTVTIDTTHKVKDHYNVHEKLGVGKFGQVFRLSHKETGQVCAGKFYRAHSSKAKAVARREIELMNCLHHPKLVQCLGAYDTRSEIIMVMEYIAGGELFERIVDDNFEHTEPTSARYMQQLLEGMQYIHRQNIVHLDLKPENIVCVDTTGTRIKIIDFGLAAKLEPGIPLMVMHGTPDFVAPEVISYEPVGLATDMWSIGVICFILLSGELPFQGNSDAETLSLVTAAHYEFDQESFEDISDQAKDFITSLLKKDTRCRLLCDEALAHPWMASFTLLVRRPTKSLKKDKIRRFLAKRRWKTTGKAVLALQRMANLTNGPDSPGSPGEEASWSPAAEQAIQNLDQELQSEPRFQQVLRDTSQPRGSTARLACRVQGYPEPEVVWFKDEEPVESSSRVTMGYDGMCELVLTDLGPADSGVYKCRATNDLGEALCSAKLTVEL
- the LOC115161360 gene encoding myosin light chain kinase, smooth muscle isoform X1, whose amino-acid sequence is MNGCLFRFVHFHLAKMDKGSMGPKKTFVSTFRMDFKPAAPQFVLKGIKNELEDRDTAQGGSRKQGTISTDINSKRRVSTEKGPLLEFLDPQEQLEVRVGGQARLHCAFRSCSVPVASCWIYNREQVVAGRPRTRVESSDTDSSVEISQACPDDVGTYTILVRNRRGLAQHTVTLSVIDRPHPPASSPMVSQLSSCSLVLSWSGPSYDGGTAVTGYTVEVRREGTEKPEDWTEVTTHCKNTSYRIRSVLEPLGEYRFRVRAYNLAGVSEPSEVSDCVKMDTRGEPKEESQSYVTVTIDTTHKVKDHYNVHEKLGVGKFGQVFRLSHKETGQVCAGKFYRAHSSKAKAVARREIELMNCLHHPKLVQCLGAYDTRSEIIMVMEYIAGGELFERIVDDNFEHTEPTSARYMQQLLEGMQYIHRQNIVHLDLKPENIVCVDTTGTRIKIIDFGLAAKLEPGIPLMVMHGTPDFVAPEVISYEPVGLATDMWSIGVICFILLSGELPFQGNSDAETLSLVTAAHYEFDQESFEDISDQAKDFITSLLKKDTRCRLLCDEALAHPWMASFTLLVRRPTKSLKKDKIRRFLAKRRWKTTGKAVLALQRMANLTNGPDSPGSPGEEASWSPAAEQAIQNLDQELQSEPRFQQVLRDTSQPRGSTARLACRVQGYPEPEVVWFKDEEPVESSSRVTMGYDGMCELVLTDLGPADSGVYKCRATNDLGEALCSAKLTVEL